Within Salvia splendens isolate huo1 chromosome 21, SspV2, whole genome shotgun sequence, the genomic segment TTAGACTGTCATCAAATTTTCATAACTTGGTTTCTGgtttatttatcttttacttCCATCCATTCAAGCACCTTGCAAAACAATAACGCCTTCATACAACGCCTCTATTCGTCAACTTGAATAAAGCACACACCAAAGAAACAGGCTGACTCAAGTTCCTTAGGGGGACATCAACTCGAAGAGTCTTAgttcattttcattattttacaaTGCCTGTGATTCAGTTTGTGCCATTGCTTTTCCACAGCAATGGCATTAACTGTTGAAGACCCAGAATTCTGATCAATGCCTCATTTGTTGTTCTACTTATTAATTACCTTCAATATCAGAactgaaaatgcagcagatTACAAAAAGATAATATCTTTATTGCTTTAATACCAAGCAAAGAAACAAGGTAGAGTTTGATAGTTTAACGATAAATCACTAGATAAGCTGCAAAAATACTAtcaaatactagtataatttagttacacatttatttatacaccaaaaacaaCTTCCGAAACCACCTTCGCTCCTCTGCCTTTGGCCATGTAAAGCCCAACATGATGCATTAGGTCCTGTAATAGATAGCATAAGAAAAACTGACAGAGTGCAAAAGCAATGAGTATCATTTTCCCACCTCACATTTCTTTATCTTTGTGTGGTCACTGCCAATCAGTatttcacttctagattttcaAAGAATGTCATAGAATACAAATTTAAGACTTGATTCATGCATCCTCATTGTGTCCAATTACTTGCATCAATACTTATAGACGATTTAATCCATGGAGGGGGAGCCGTATAAATGAGATGAGTAGATGAAGAGTTGCTTTCTAACCTGTGGATGAGCTAGAGCCCCTTTCATATCTCTGGCAACATCTATTGGAAGATCGAAAGTAGCACAACCACGTGAATACACAACTACATCCTCTAATGGAGAAATCAGTCCACGGTTTCTAGCAGACAGGGCTGAGCACACAAAATCAAGGACACAAATGTCTGTGCAAATCCCTACAACCAGTATCTAAGGAAAACGAAAAAAAGAGTGTTAGTCGAAAGGCAATCTATATAATATGACAAGAGCAATAAGCTGCAGAAGAAAAAATTTAACACCCACAGCTTTGATCCCATTTGTTTTCACCCAATCCACAAAAGCATTCGTTCCATCCTTTTCCAAAGAACCAATAAATCCATCAATACAGTCCTTGCATCGCAATATCACATTCGGTTCATTTTCCAGCCACTGTAATGCTGCACAAGGAATGGTCATGAGAGAATGAAAAACCATTTTCCATGGCATTGCAGGAGATAAATGAATAAGTATTACAAGGAACCAGTTTCGATTCATCCGTTCCAGCAATGCAGTGAGGAGGATAAGGAGGCTCCGGAACATCCGGATGATGAGTATCGAGAAACGCATATATAGGCCACCTCTTCTCACAGAACCCTCTAGCAAGCCTCACCGATTCATCAACCATTCCAGCAATCTGAGCATCAGGAGCTTGTGGTGCCTATTTCCAAATTCATCTTCTCATTAATCTAGACATAAATCATATCAATCTAAACTGGCTCTTAACATCAATCTGTACTCatcaaaacatgctttcaaGCAATACTTTTGCTCTATACGTCCAATACTAAATCTACACACAATGACACTTACACAAATGACTCAAACATCAACGAATCAGAAAGGAATTGCAGAAAGTGGAAAATAATTAGGAAAAGGGGTTGTGACTCACGAGATTTCCAGAACCAACGGTGCAAAAGCCATTAACAATGTCGACAAGCACCAAACCGGTCTTGACTTCACCGGAGAGAAGTAGATTTTCCTGCTCCAACGGTAGCTCATTTTGCAAAACTTGTATTGCCTGAGGAGAaaccatgtttcttgattttcttAGCCAAGATGGGAGCGATTTAAATATGAGCGGAACCCGGTCAAGATTGCATTTTTATTGCCAGCGCTCATTAATTTTCTGTCACGCTATTATTTCTTAAAAAGAACAATTAATTAAACCATTTTGAAGTTCATGGTTTTCTTTCTTGTGTTCACATTTACATGTATAtcagcatctccaatggcggacgtccggtcggacgtgcgcgacgggcgaccgggacgtccgccattgtgacaggggaggtcggatacggacgtcccatgaggacgtcgggtgtcttcggacgtcggcgcgacgggcgggcggacgtccgccattgtggcgtgggtcggacgtccgatttttaattttttttaatttttattgcgggaagttctagtgggaagggcggattgtgaaggagatgtcctagtgacgtggcagtgggatgagaagtcctagtgacgtggcgggagatgttttcgggatgtcctagtggatgtccgagtgggacatccgcccactgaaGATGCTCTTAAACATTTGAATATTCAACTCCCGAATCCTACCGtcttatttgaaaaaaatttctgGAATGGTAAGACTGCAGCTAGATTCCAAGAACCCTTTTAGATTTCGTTTCTAATTGGAAAAAGATACATTCAACTTTCAAGATTGTGATGTGACCCCATTGTTTGAAATGTTATTTTCATGGGCTTGATTGTGACACACTCAAAACATAAAGTAATCGGCTAGTGGGATTGTACCTCTCACATTAACGTAATCAATGGTTTTGGACTTTAGTGTGTTGTTTATTTTAGCCCCTAAACTTCAATTTTGGGGTGCATTTACAAAGCAAAAGCTCTTTGTAGATGTATAAATGGCTTCAAAAAAAAGCTTATAATACTACTGTAACAACGATTTCAAAGCAGTTATTGTGAATTACTCCATAATGGCTGGACTTGAACGTGTACATACCAGCTTAATAAGCAACTCATATAATCGACCAGTAGATATAGATTCAACTCATTTGCCTTTGCCAACATCATCCGGCAACCTTAAACCCATAAGCCCGAGAAGATTGGAGGCAGGGCCCGACAGTCCTTCCTGAGAAGAATAGGATTCGAGGAAATTCTTTACTAGGTTGAAATCTACATCCACCGGAGTTAACTCTTCCATCTCATCATCCACATTCGACGTTCCCTGTGGAAATAAATATTAAGTAGTGAACAAGATTATAGATTTCATGTACACTATAGAATTCTGCCACAAATTCAAACAAGTTATTGTGCCCAGCAATAGAGGTAACAGTTGTGTAGAACAAAGCATCTAAGTTAACTATCACatcaagttgatcaagtagtaAAATATTGCAAACCTCATCTTTCTTCTTAGAGCTCTCTTCATTGGCATGAACAAAGGTTTTATCCAGTGTAGTAGCCTTCAGTTCCTTGTTTAGGGCATCTGAATAGGAATGTATGAACTCATTCTCTCCATCTTCATCAGTATCATCTGCATGCTCACTCCCTTCTTCATAGTCATCTGTAAGATCATGTGACACACGTCATATTTAGTAAATGTAACTGATACGGAGTGATAGTTGGGCATACCATAAGCATTTACTAATATCTCAAAATACGAAATGTATCGCACAATTGACAATAAATGATAATAatgaaaaaaacagaaatataaaacaaaaaaaaagatagaTACTCCTATGACTATGAGGCCGTCCTCCGAAAAGGCTACAGGAAAATAGCTTAACTAAACTTTATTTCTAAACAATGCCAAACTAGGGAGTAAAACCTTATGTATAAGACTCTATACAGACTACAACTTAAATAAAACTCTAAAAGATAAATACTTAGTAGTAGTATCCCAAACCAAATCAAACTCTAAGATTTTAACTTATCTCTaacaactaaataaataatactagtagtaataataacTAAACAAATCTACTGATATATCAGTAACTCTAAAATTAGCTACATGCTCCTTGTTATTTAGGAGACATACAACTCCCTTCCAGATAACTCAAACCTAAGACCAAATGTCATGAGTGCAAGGTACTCTCATCACAGTAGCGTGATTTTAAACTGCTTAATGTTCACGCTTACACGACAGAGTATGACAAAACAGGCATTCCATTCTGGTTTAGTGGTATTGTCTTCCTACATGAGTGCAAGGTGCACTCAACCATTTTCAAAGCTTTGTTCCTCCCCGAGGGGTAATGTTCAAATAGAATCGTAGATAGTTCAGAACAGAACAAACATAGGTGGATATAACTGGCCCCATCTCCTCCAAGGAGAATAGTCAACAGCAGACAATTTTCAGAATTAACACATACAACTGCGACAACCAtcaagaataaaatagaagcaAATACTTGAAATATTACCAAAATCAAGATCTGATGATGATCCTTCTTCGAGGTCAATATCACTGTCATTTTTGTCAGAACCACGAAGTCCCATTACTGATTCCATGTCTTTCATAAACTGATCAACATCCAAATCCACATCTTCCAAGTTCCTGAAAAAAAGAATGTAAAAATCTGTATATAATTCAGGTGATACATTGTTACTTAAGTTAATTACACTGAGCTCGTAAGATAGCTAATAAGTCAGAATAATTAAATGCTGTCATATGATATGACTAGTGTAAATGATAAACTACAAACTTATTAACTATCCACATTAAATCAGACAACATCAAGGGTAATGTTCCTGGAGCTTATGAGGACACTTACGAAAGAAAAAAATGCTGTACTGAATAAGGGATAAAGCCTTTCCAGTGGAAACAATTAGCAATTGCCGTATAAAATGAACTTATAAAAAATATAGTTCCTTATCATCCAAGAATCTTCTAATACCATCACAACAGATTGTTTGTCAGTCCGACGAGAATATGGATCATACCAACTTATTCTAGTAGCATTAGCTTAAACCATCATGAATTTGTTCCCATTCAACACAACAATTAGCCAAAATGAGAAATGGAAGATTTTATTAGCTTTTGTTCCAAAATGTTTCATCCACCTCCCTCTGAATACAGATATACCAGCCATTGGGGCTCTAATGTTTGGAGTTTGGTTGGGTGCTAATACCAAGTCACTAATAATGCCAAATAACATAACTGGACAATCAGCCAAAAGATGAACCATTAACATATGACGAAAACCTAACATTTTCTTGCATGCACCAGTCACCCTATCAATTCATCTATGTCAGTATAGATTTTTCAGTTTTGATCCCTACAGAGCAAAAGGCACCCATTATTGCACTATTTCAATATATTGAATAAATTGAACATGAGCTCTAGTGTTCAAGTAAGacagaaaaacaaaattataatagAAAATATGAATTGTAAGAGGAGATGAAGAACATGTCATCTGGAAGCTCAGCTCCCTTGTAGCTTGACATTTTCTCAATAAATGACTGCATGGATTTAGCAATCCCCCCAAGATCATACTCATCAACATCTTGGCCAGATGCTAAACCCTGGTCTTCCTGCTCTTTAGACTtatgtttctttttttgttttgaattgaaaaagtcCATCTCCTTTTGCCTTTCCTGAAGAGCAGCATTCAGTTCATCTTCTCCTCCATAAAGCCATGAGTCATCATCCGATGGAGGAAGCTCCAGACTCTTGAAACCATCAGCTGAATGTGGAAGGGCAAGAATTTCGTCCATGCGTTTCACAGGTTCACTCAATACCTCACTGCATCAATAGCAGTGTATCAGGATAAACAAGACTGGGAGTGCGCATATGTTCAACAGAGTAAAACCAATTCAATAATTGATGGTAGAATATTGACAAAAAATACCAAGCACCAGAACGGCATCCCATACTTCAACATAACAGCATACTCACTATCAACAAAACAAGACCCCCCCCCAATTCCACTATCAACAAAACAAGACACGTACAAACCTACATAATATGTACTGTTATAGGATTTCAATAGAATTACATATGCATGTCGATACAACTAAAAATAGGGTTCCTGGTTGTGCCAAAACCATATAAGAGGCAAATGTTTGCAACATAAACATGTCTAGCACATCAATCATAAATTCAACTGTAACTAACAACCAGAATCCAGAATCAATCAATTTAAAAgtaaaaagaatatataaacCATTACCTGGCTCTAGAATACAAAGAACTATTTTGATAGTACCCCTCTGCCTTCTCCAGCAAGGTTTTGTATTCGTTTGAACCAGGCAACAACCCCTTAAAATAACCGCTACTCTCCAAACTCTCCCTAAAGGCTTCCCATGTGCTCCCCTTCCCTTCAATCCCCTGCTTCTTTCTCATTTGATACATCATCTCAAACCCACAAGCGATCTTCATCCCGAGCTCTGCCTCCAAATACTTGGCAACATTACTCCTCTCCGGCATTGGATAGCAAGCGGGAGCCTGAAACTTCTGCTGCACCAACTGAGCATACATTGCCTTAGACATCCTCACAACCACCTCCACCATCTCCTCCTGCTTCCCCCTCGGTAGAAGCCTCTCCATTCTGGCAGCATACTTCATACTATCAATGTCCCTATCATAAAACCCCTCAACCGACAATGATATCAAGCAGGGCTCATGCCTCAGCACCCAAGCCACGGAAACCGGCACTAAGACTCTCACTTTGTGGACGTTTCTATAAGCATGCTCCGGATACTCACTGATTTTCTTGTTCAAGTGCAACTGAACAGCATCTGGGTCactttttgaggaatctttgccGTCTTGGTTCGCTAAAAATCGCAAAGCGTCCTCCAGGTTAGGAGTCTCCCGGAAGCTCGACGGCGGGAGTATATGGAGGCGGCCACTGCGGAGGAAGACGCGGTTGGTCGAGGTCTCCGGATTGAGCCATTTCGGCAAGTGAAATGCACACTCAATCAAGAGAAACTCGCCGTCGGAATCCCAAACGCGGATGGATAAACTGGGGAATTTTTTGGAGATTTCGAAGAGGATGTGAACAACGAACCACTCGTCTTCGAGATTGTCGCCGAAGCGGAGGTGGCCGGAGAGGTGAGGGACGGGTGCGGGGGTTATGGAAAGAGAAAAGGGCTGGTGCTGCCAGATGTATGGAGCGGTTAGCGGTTGGACATAGTTGAGGATTTGGAGATGGAGAGAGTGGAGGTCTTCGGCGGAGGAGGAAGAGAGGCATGAGTCCGGGTAGATGGAGTAGAAGACGGTGTCATCAGGCGGGCGCGGGCGGGAGTTCTTGCGAGAGAAAATTGACGAAGAGGAAGAAGTACCAGCTGCCATGGCTGTGTCCAGGAGCCAAAACTATAAaaagtaacaaaaatatttatcaaaataTCTGAAGCATTACAACAAATCTGAAGTAAAAAAATCGaagcataatattttttaatcatcTCTATCTCTATCATTGCCAACTTGAATTTAAGGTGTAGCTAGCTGGTCATACACACAAAGCAGCAACATTTCCAATTAAAGTTGTATGTAGCATATGGGTTTGCCATATTTCAAATACAGCTGATCCAAATCCACAATGAACGAATGTCTAAAACTGAAGGACAAATTAGTTCTTGTATCACAACAAAACAAAGTCACCAACTAAATTTATTTTGCTCACAATTTGACGATTTGGAATAGTTTTCAACTAAAATTGAAGGATGGCATCTGCAAAGTTGCAaattcacaactccaacttcaacaaatttaaaaattggaGTTATTAGTAATCAGCAAGCGCAAAAATTTCATCCATTATCCAACAATAACTATCTCAAATTCATCCACtgtcaaaacatcattgaacaCTATCCAACAAATTCATCCATTATCCCAACAAATTCATCCATTATCCCAACAAgacacataaaaaaaaactgaaaacaaTGTTATCATACTTTTTTGATCCGATTATCCGGCAGTCGGTCGATGCGCGGAGCAGAGGGCAGAGACGGCGCCTGAACAGAGGGAAGAGGTGGTGCTGGCGCTGGAGAAGAGGCGGACGGAGGCTGTGCCGGAGCTTAAGGAGAAGGGGTTCAATTGAAGAGAAAAGTGGCGTAAGCTAAATTTGGAGTTTAGGGTAATAGTTCaagaaataaatgaaattgGATTTAAAAATGCATTCGAAGTTCAAGAAAATTCTGGAAATAGTTCGATGTATAAAATCGCAGTTCGTGCACCTTTATATTTCTCGCAAAATTAACGATATATGTTAAATGTTTGATTTATGTATAATCGGATTTTGCCCTCTTTATGAAAAGTGCAAATTTATAATACGAAAAACAGAGGTAAGTAAGTGAGCATGCTATTAATAATATAGCCTAATATAAGCACGAATATAGAATCATAGGAATTAATAGTCAATCTAACTGTTGTAAACAACTTAACATACTATCCAGACAAATCTTTGATTTTGATAAGTTTTTAACTGagaacataattaaataaaacaaagcaaataaatcaataaaatcaaGCAAATAAAGGACTGCTAGAGAGTGATTTCACTTAATCATGTTCATCAATATTAAGATATTATAGCGACCTTAGTATTTACTCGAGTGACCTCCTATCTAAATCTCcttatgaataatttaaattgtaGATCACACAATAGTTTATTTTAACAACATATGCTGTAACTTTAAAACGTTCCTATGTCACATGTTGTGCCTTCACAAATAGTCTCAACCGTTAGGCTTTATCAATCTATATTACTATTATCTATTCCGTTATAATGTGCTTATGTTACTTTCAATCCACGACACATCAAGATATCATCCAAAGGGTTGTAACACAATCAAAAGCATTATAATGCATAACAATAAAACAAATCTAAATTTTGAtatcaaaataaacaattaaataaagttCAGACTAAAATGCTAGATTCTAACTAAGGAATGATGTGAATTATTTATAGACTTCTATGCTCATTTTCTTATATGCCAACTATTGCAGCTCAAAAAGCAGAAAAAATTGCTTTGGATCCCCTATAACAAATCCTACTACATCTCCTAATACACACACAAATATAATAAGTGATGGTGGGATCTATCACTCATATTTATGTATGTATATTAGGAGATATAGTAGGAATTGTTGTAAGTGAGCCTTATTGAGGCAAAAATACCCTAGTCTTGACATACCAAATGAGAGTAGAAATAAAGGAGGCGGACCCTCTGCTATGTTAGAAAAACATTGTAGGGAATGTTGTGCATTAAACGTACGCCTTTCCCCATCAAACGCAGCAAATGGAGGAAGCCAAGGTGCCCACATTATATATTATCACCCATTTCAATAGTGCTTTCGGATTTATTTCTTTGCACCATTAATATATgtat encodes:
- the LOC121784740 gene encoding nicotinamidase 1-like, with the translated sequence MVSPQAIQVLQNELPLEQENLLLSGEVKTGLVLVDIVNGFCTVGSGNLAPQAPDAQIAGMVDESVRLARGFCEKRWPIYAFLDTHHPDVPEPPYPPHCIAGTDESKLVPSLQWLENEPNVILRCKDCIDGFIGSLEKDGTNAFVDWVKTNGIKAILVVGICTDICVLDFVCSALSARNRGLISPLEDVVVYSRGCATFDLPIDVARDMKGALAHPQDLMHHVGLYMAKGRGAKVVSEVVFGV
- the LOC121784738 gene encoding protein ecdysoneless homolog translates to MAAGTSSSSSIFSRKNSRPRPPDDTVFYSIYPDSCLSSSSAEDLHSLHLQILNYVQPLTAPYIWQHQPFSLSITPAPVPHLSGHLRFGDNLEDEWFVVHILFEISKKFPSLSIRVWDSDGEFLLIECAFHLPKWLNPETSTNRVFLRSGRLHILPPSSFRETPNLEDALRFLANQDGKDSSKSDPDAVQLHLNKKISEYPEHAYRNVHKVRVLVPVSVAWVLRHEPCLISLSVEGFYDRDIDSMKYAARMERLLPRGKQEEMVEVVVRMSKAMYAQLVQQKFQAPACYPMPERSNVAKYLEAELGMKIACGFEMMYQMRKKQGIEGKGSTWEAFRESLESSGYFKGLLPGSNEYKTLLEKAEGYYQNSSLYSRASEVLSEPVKRMDEILALPHSADGFKSLELPPSDDDSWLYGGEDELNAALQERQKEMDFFNSKQKKKHKSKEQEDQGLASGQDVDEYDLGGIAKSMQSFIEKMSSYKGAELPDDMNLEDVDLDVDQFMKDMESVMGLRGSDKNDSDIDLEEGSSSDLDFDDYEEGSEHADDTDEDGENEFIHSYSDALNKELKATTLDKTFVHANEESSKKKDEGTSNVDDEMEELTPVDVDFNLVKNFLESYSSQEGLSGPASNLLGLMGLRLPDDVGKGK